The Oscillospiraceae bacterium genome segment GTTCTGGCAACGGTAGATATAAGCGGAGATACGGTAAAGCAGTTTATTTCAAACGGCACTCCCGTTGTATTTATAGACAACATTCCGTCACCGGACGGTACTGACGCAATTACCATTGACAACCGCGCCGCAGGACGTATAGCAACGGAATACCTCATAAAAAGCGGTCACAGACGCATTGCAACAATAATCGGTTCACAGCAGGAAACCACCGGTATACAGCGTTTGGAAGGTTACCGCGAAGCGCTGACAGACGGCGGACTTGAATACGACCCAAGCCTTGTGGAATACGGCGATTACAAATTTGAATCCGGCTATCAAGCCATGGCTAAGCTTATAGAACACCGCCAAGAATCCCCTTTTTCCGCAGTGTACGTAACATCGGAAAAAATGACCTACGGTGCACTCCGCGCCATACGTGACAAAGGACTTAATGTGCCCGAGGATATTTCAGTAGTAGGCTTTGATATACATAACCTCACCGACGACCGACGCCGGATGATAACCACGGTGCGCCAGCCCGAAAACGAAATCGGCAAACAGGTCGGAGAGCTACTTCTCAAACGCATTGAAGGCACAAGTGTCCACCAAAACAAAGTATTTTTACAGCCTTATATCGAAAAAGGCGACACAGTAAAAAAAATATAAAGCGGTTTAGTACCGTTTATATTATAAACAGTTATGCAAACGTTTGCATAACACGGCAACCATAAAAATCAATATAAAGGAGACACATTATGGCATACTACAACCTTAAGGAAACCGAAAAAAGAATTGCCGCTGTCAGAGAGATTCTCAAGGCTAAGAATCTTGATGCGGCACTCGTCTACTTTGATGAACTGAACGTTGCTAATGGCTGGTATCTCACCGGCTGGTGCGGTCAGTTTGAAAAAGGCTCCGTACTTGTTCCCGTTGAGGGCGAGCCCATACTGCTTGGCGGTCCCGAGTCCGAGCCGTTTGCAAAAATGAACTCCGCTGTTACAAAGGTTCGCTGCTTCCCCGTATTCATGGTACCTGATGAGGAATATCCCAACGCTACCATTATCAACTTCAAGCAGCTTAACGAAGAGCTCAAGAGCGAAGGAACCGTGCTTAAGCGCATCGGCTTTGTAGGTACCGCAACCATCCCCCATCAGGTTTACTGCGACTTTGCGGAAGGCTTTGACGGTATAGAAATGGTAGACATTACCGACGAATACGAAACAATGCGCGCTTACAAGTCCGAATGGGAAGTTGAGCAGATTCAGCAGGCTACCGCACTTTGCGACATTGCATACGATAAAATGATGGCTGCCATCAAGCCCGGCGCATACGAATTTGAAGTTGCTGCCGCAGGCGAATATGTTTGCCGTGTAGGCGGTGCAACAAGCTTTGCTTACTCTACCATAGTTGGTTCCGGCGAACGTGCAAAGGCAGTTGTTCCCACTGCAACCAACAAGAAGATGGAAGACGGCGAGCTGGTTATGATAGGTATCGCTCCCCGTTTCAACGGCTATGCAGGCACATTCGGCGACACCATCCCCGTAAACGGTGTATACACCCAGAAGCAGAAGGATCTTCTCAACCACATGCGTGAAACCTTCCGTCTCACCAGAGATATGCTCAAGCCCGGTATGACAGGACGCGAAATCGACGTTCCCGGCAGACTGTACTATGAAAAGCACGGTCTCAAGGACTATATCGTTTGCCCCTTTGCACACTCCATCGGTCTTATGGAGGCTGAATCTCCCTTCTTCGGTCCCAACGGTGACTTCGTTCTCGTTCCCGGTATGACCGTAATGGTTGACGTAAGCTTCTTCGGACATCCCGACCTGCACGGCGGACGTATTGAAACCGGCTTTGTAATCACCGAAAACGGATGCCGTCCTCTCTCGCCCAAAATGTGCGACTACTTCATGAAGGATCTTTAATTAAAGGAGAAAAATACAATGGCAGAAAAGGTTTTAGGATATCAGCACTACATGTTCATCGACGGCGATCTGCCCGGCAACGGAGACGATATGACTCTCCCCGGTCATGAGGCTATGATGATAACAAACAAAAACACTGTTGATGCTCACATAATCGTTAACATTTACTTTGAAGACAAAGCTCCCGTAAAGGGTCTGCATCTGACCGTCCCCGCAGAAAGAGTTATTTGCATAAGAATGGATAATCCCATCTGCGAAGAAAACTATCAGATACCCAACGGTCAGTATTCCGTTGAACTGGAAAGCGATATTGCTGTCTGTGCATGCTACGGAAGACTTGACAGACGTCACAATCTCGGCTACTACTCGACAGGCTACTGCGCAATCTGACATATAAAAGCAAACCAAAAAATGCTGAACGCTTTGGCGTTCAGCATTTTTATTTTGTTAACTTCCGAAAAGAACGGATGCGGAGACTTCGTTGTCCTCGCCTTCGGGTATTTCGGCAGGTGCGTCCTGCTCGGGCTGAGCGGGCTGTTCATCCTGCTGAGGCTGAGCATCGTTTTCGATCTGTACATCCTGCCCGATGTTCTGATTCTGTTCTGCTTGGTCATTCTGCACCTCGTTATCCGAAGCGGGAGTGCAGGAAGCAAGCAATGCGGCACTACACAGCATAACAGCCGCAATAACAAGCAATAAAATTCTTTTCATTCTTACTCTCCTTTTACATTTATTTATCGGTATAATTAAAGCTTTTCAATAAAGCATCCGCCCATTATACCGCTGGGTTCGAGGTAGGCCTCCATCTTGTTGGCATCGGAATTGTAAACAGTCAGTGCTATTTCATTTTCGCCCTTTTCAAGGTTGATTTCAGAAATATAAGGTGGCTGTATTATGCGTCCGTAAGCCTTGCCGTTTACCTTTATATCCACAACGTCGCGTACATCGCCGAATGAAAGCATATACTTTCCGCTTTCCTTTACATCTGCCGTAAGCTTATAGGTGACGGCACCGGAATAGAATGGCTGTCCCTGTACTTCCCAGCCCTTTTCAATGCTGAGAGTTTTACGGCGTGCACAAATCGCAACAGTCTGTTTTTCAGGCACAAAAAGCTTGAGATTATATGTACTCCACGCACGCTTTGATTTTCCTTCACTCTGAATATCAGCGTCAAAATCGCCCTCAAGCGCCATATAGTCATGGGAGGTGAAGGGCGCGGTCTTGAAGATAGTCAGCGTGTGTTCTCCCTTTGTGACAGTAGGAAGCGCATAAAGCAGGTAGTTCTCGTCGAAGCGTCTGCCCATTACGGGATAAAGTGTTATGCCATCCAGTGTTACGCAGGTTATCAGCTTTTTCACGACAGTGGGAATTACAAGTGTCAGACCATCAAGCTCGTCCTTTGCGGTAAAGGTGAAATCAAGCTGCGGATCGTTCTCGGTCTTGACCGCAGGCTTTCCGTCACATGTAAAGCTGTCGAGAGTTATCGAGTTGGCTCGGTCAAATTCGACCTGTGCCTCGCTCTCAAGCTTAATTGTCCGGACAGGCTCATATATTTCGGGGATATCGTCATAGGTTGCGGAGATATAACGAACATCTCCGGGGTAAAGTCTTATTTTCTTTTCTCTGCCGTATGCCGTTATAACGCCGTTTATAGGCTCGGTTTGCTCGATATTGGCGATAAATGTAAACTCCTCGCCGTCGATTATACGGCGGGTAAAGTGAGGGGTGCCCTCGCCTTTGTAGCATACATCACATTCAATAAGCTTTTCAAGCTTACAAAGCTCTTTTTCGCTTAATACGGTAATTCCTTTGGCTTTAAGACCTTCAAGCTCTGCTTCGCTCAGCTCATAGCCTGCAACAACAGCCACTTTGAAGCCGTAATCGCTCTCAATAATATTTTTTGTATCACAGATTGTAAAACCGTAAGGCAGACGGTTAAGCTGTTCAAAGGCATCAAAATACTCCTCAGTACGGAGAATATTGCGCCATACTGCCTCGGTGGGGTCAATAAGCACTATGGGGAACACCTTTTCGCCCTTAGCAAGCAGGCAGGCAAGAGATGCCATATTGTCGTTAAGCTGCTTTATGGAATAATCGTGCATGGTTGCAGGGGAAAAGTTGGGTGGTGCAAAAAACTTTGTATATGTACGGAAGCGGTGCTGGTACTGATGCAGAACTATAAAATCCACACCCTGCATAAGCTGATATGCCGCAATGTGAGACAATGTATGAGGCTCGGCACCAAAATTGGAGGCAGCAAACATTTCACACATAACACCCTTTTTGCCGTGCATAAACGCGGCGGCTTCCGCCTGCTTTGCGCGCAGGTCGTATCTTATCTGTGCAAAATTGGTCATTTTTTCGGTAGTCTGAGCCTGTCCCCACACCACATCGGGAGTATAGTAGAACTCAGTCTTCATATGCTTACCGCCATCAATGGCATAAAGCTCCTGGTCGGTTCCCGGATAGTCGAAATGCTGCTGGAGGTCGGAGAAACGTCCTTCGGTCAGAGGAGAAGTACGGGGAGTGTCCTTGTAGAGAAAAGGAGAAGAGTCGCTGGTATGACCGGTAAACAAAAGACCGTTTTCGTTAAGCCATTCATGCTGGGTCTTGAACCATCTCTGCACGGTAATACCCGCATGCTCCCAGTAATCCACTGCCTGTTTTATGTCCTTACGCTCAATTATCTGAGGAATGTACGGCATAATGTCATAACCGTATTTTTCCCTGAAGGTTTGTTCAAAATCGGTACACCAGGGGAAAAGGTTGCGCTGAATGCTGTCCGGGTTGAACAGAACCTGAGGCTGAACACGGCGGTTATCTGTGTCGGAGAAAAAGCCTTTAATGGGGTCGCCAAAGTACTGACCCACGTGCTTTTTATATTCCTCATAAACGAGCTTGATAAAAAGCTCTGCCGAAAGTGCTTCTTCAAAAGCGGGGAAGCCCCAGTCAACATCCTTTACACAAGGCTTGCCGTTTTCCATGACTATGCGCTTGGCTTTAAGATGTGGCGCAAGCTTCTGAACGCGGCCCGCAACATCTCCGGGCGGATAGTCAAAGCCGCTGTTTATCCACATTTCAAAGCCTATATCTTTGCAGGCTTTTGCGGCATTGCCCACCATCTCAAACCAGTCCTCGGAAAGATAGTTTTCCTCATCAAAGCCGTTTATGGGCTTATTGAACAGCACGATGCCTCCGAAGCCTTTTTGCTTCATGTCAAAAAAGGATTTGTACATTTGCTCATAGGTCAAGTCTTTTTTGTCAGAGGTAGTTATAAAATAAAAGGGTTTTGAGCGGTAATGGAATACTTCTTTTTCACTTAACGGGTATTTCATACGGACATCCTTTCATTTATTTCGTATTATCACGGATATATCTGACAATATCCAGCGAATAATCAATTTTTTTCATAGGGGTCATTATGTAGTAGCCGTCACAGTCATTTTTAATGCGGTCAATAATGGAGCAGGCATAGGATACGCAAATCCTTCTGACCTCATCGGACGGCTTATCCTTTAAGCTTTCCACAAGCTCGGCGGGGATTTCTATGCCGGGTACCTCGTTATTCAGAAACAGTGCGTTTTTATATCCCGCAGGTGGCATAATGCCTGCGAAAACCTTGCAACCAAGCTCTTTTTTGGCTCTGAAATAGTTCTCAATATTTTTGTCGGAAAAAACAGGCTGTGTGAAAAAGCCCTGTGCACCCTCGCGCAGCTTGCGTTTTGCACGGGTCAATTCATTATCAAAATTATTTACATTAATATTCAGCGCACCGTATATCCCATAAGGCGATTGCGAAAACACCTCACTGTTAAGAGTACTGATATAATTTATCAGTTTATATGAGCTGAAATTGAATACATTTTTGGAATCGGCACGCTCGGTTTCAGTCATTTTGTCGCCCGTAATTGCAAGCACATGACGAACTCCCTCAATATTTGCGGCAATAAGCCCGCCTTTTATGGCGATACGGTTTTTATCGCGACAGCATATGTGGGGAACGGTAGGTATATCCGCAAGACGCTCTATCATCGCGGCAATATGCAGACTGTCGGCACGTGCACTGCCCATAGGAGAATCGGGAACAGTAATAACGTCCGCGCCTGCCTCCTTAGCCTTACGCGCCGCTTCTATTATAAAAGATGCATCAGTGTTCATAGGCGGACTCAGTTCAACAGCAATAAGTGTGCCGTCGCTTCCCAGAACATTACGTGCCGCAACCTTTTCGTCAGGCACGGCTTGGGCAGACATACCGTACACATCAATTGCGGAAATCCTCTTTGCAAATGCCTTTATATCAATTGGGGTTGTACCGCAACAGCCTCCCACCGCCTTAACGCCTGCGGCGGCAAGCTCGCACAGCTTCGCGGCAAAGTACTCCGAGCGCTCCTTGCCGTAGGAAGTGCCTATGGTTTTAACGGGATAACCCGCATTCGGCATTGCAATAAGTGAATATTTAGAAGTATCAAGCTGTTTTATAAGAGACAGCATGTGTGCAGGACCGCAAATGCAGTTAAGCCCCACAAAGTCCGCGCCCAATTCGCAGGCACATTCGATAAGGTTCTTATAATATCCGCCCGACTTTGTAAATCCGTCCTGAGTGACCGCAAAGGAAACTATTATAACAGGCTGAGATACCTGCTCCTTTATATACTCAATTACCTCTTTAAGGGGCTGTGCCTCGTGCTGGGTTTCAAACAGAAAATGTGTTCCGCCGCAACGTATGAAGGTGTCCGCAATATTTACGTATTCGTCGCGTCTGTTTTTGCCGTATACGGGGCCGATATCGCAGTAAACCTGCACAGGTGTATCTTTCGCCGCCTCACAGGCAATTTCAAAACCTCTTCTGATTATTTTCTCAATTTGTTCACGATCGGGGATAAGGTTGATATTTGCACCGAAGGTGTTTGTTTTTATAGCCTCGGCACCGCTTTCTATGTATTCCCTGTGTATTTCGAGAACGGTTTCGGCATCATACAGATTGGCAAATTCGGGAATACGTATTCCGTGGTTAAAGGCGGCAAAATACGTTCCGAACGCGCCGTCAAACACTATGGGTCTGATATTTGCCATACAGCTTTACTCCTGTTCGTAATATTTTCTGTACATAAAAAATGTAACCATTGACAGCGAAATAAGATACACCGCAGTGGATATGTCAAAAACAAGAAGCCTTATAGTCGCCGAAAACAGCATTTCAAAGACCTTTATTATACCAACCGTAACAAGAGAAACGGCGTGCACGAATGCGGAAAATCTTATATACACAGAAGCCTTTTTATCCAAGGACACCATAAAAAAATATGTTGCGGGAAACAAAATAAAAAGCTTTGCCAGAAGTACTATTCCCAACGGTATTGAAATGATGGGAAAATTGAAAATAACAAGACCGTATATTCCGACCAGCACAATAACCGCAAGGTACAATGCGCAATACACCGCAGAAGCGGCACAAACTATTCTTTTTACAATTCCCTTTTCATACATTACATGACTGGCAAAGAAAAATACCAGCAGTGAAAAGAAAACCGACAGCGCAATATAGTCGAGCGACCCCATTCTTATACCCATTCCGGGTATTCTTCCGTAAACTATGGCGGGAAGAGTGTTAACGGTAACAAAGATATACATGGGCGAAATCAGCGAATACACAAATACGCCAAATGTAACGCTCATGGAAAGCTTCTGGAAAAACACATTTTCATTCAATGTTTTTCACATCCTTTTATGGTTTGGTTTTATGCATACAGGCAGGATTTTAAAACGAAATACAATATGATTACCACACCCAGTGCAATGCGGTACACGCCAAATGCCTTGAAATCATGCTTCCTTACATAGCCCACAAGGAATTTCAGTGCCAGTATTGACACAACAAAGGCAGTAATCATGCCTACGGCAAGTATCATAAATTCATGCGCGGTAAAGCCGAGGCCGTGCTTCAAAAGCTTGAGTGCGCTTGCACCCAGCATAACGGGAACAGCCATAAAAAACGAAAATTCCGCCGCAACATATCTTGAACAGCCGAGTATCACAGCGCCCAGTATGGTAGTGCCCGAACGGGACGTACCCGGTATAAGTGCCAATATCTGGAACATACCGATAAGAAATGCGGTTTTGTATGTAAGTGCAGTCAGCGCATCCGTAGCGGGCTTACGCAGCTTATTGCGGTTTTCGATAACAATGAACAGTACACCGTAAATTATAAGGGTTGCCGCAACGGTGTAAGGGTTAAAAAACACCTCGTTGATTTTGTCGTCAAACAGTACGCCTATAACACCCGCAGGAATAACAGCGATTATAACCTTGAGCCAGAGGTTATAAACCTCTTTTCTTTCGGACGCGGTTTTGGAGGGCGAAAACGGAAAAAGCTTGCTCCAGAACAACACAACAACAGCCAGTATAGAGCCGAACTGAACCACAACCTCAAACATTTCGGCAAAGCTTTCACTTACAAGAGTTCCCGTGAATTCCTGCCAGATTATAAGATGCCCCGTACTGCTGACGGGAAGCCATTCGGTTATACCCTGTATTATACCCAGGATAAATGAGTTTATATAGTCCAGGAATATTTGCATAAGCTACTCCAATCCGAGCTTTTGCCTTAATGTGGCTATTTCCTGCAAAAGCTCTCCCTGATTTTTGAAAAACATATAGTAACGTTCCTCGGTACACAGCAGCCTTACCGCCTTACGCACGGCACGCTCAAAGCTTTTTTCACACTTTTCACGGCAGTTGGCAAGCGGGCAGAACGGTGTAC includes the following:
- a CDS encoding LacI family transcriptional regulator, with the translated sequence MKQASSTLKHIAQELGISVSTVSRALNGKSVISDETRKKVLKAAEKYAYSPNEVARSLQNSSTHTIAVVLPDISETFFGTIVKEIEAVVEQSGYMIILADTHENAQNEKKYLDMLFQRRIDALVLATVDISGDTVKQFISNGTPVVFIDNIPSPDGTDAITIDNRAAGRIATEYLIKSGHRRIATIIGSQQETTGIQRLEGYREALTDGGLEYDPSLVEYGDYKFESGYQAMAKLIEHRQESPFSAVYVTSEKMTYGALRAIRDKGLNVPEDISVVGFDIHNLTDDRRRMITTVRQPENEIGKQVGELLLKRIEGTSVHQNKVFLQPYIEKGDTVKKI
- a CDS encoding aminopeptidase P family protein translates to MAYYNLKETEKRIAAVREILKAKNLDAALVYFDELNVANGWYLTGWCGQFEKGSVLVPVEGEPILLGGPESEPFAKMNSAVTKVRCFPVFMVPDEEYPNATIINFKQLNEELKSEGTVLKRIGFVGTATIPHQVYCDFAEGFDGIEMVDITDEYETMRAYKSEWEVEQIQQATALCDIAYDKMMAAIKPGAYEFEVAAAGEYVCRVGGATSFAYSTIVGSGERAKAVVPTATNKKMEDGELVMIGIAPRFNGYAGTFGDTIPVNGVYTQKQKDLLNHMRETFRLTRDMLKPGMTGREIDVPGRLYYEKHGLKDYIVCPFAHSIGLMEAESPFFGPNGDFVLVPGMTVMVDVSFFGHPDLHGGRIETGFVITENGCRPLSPKMCDYFMKDL
- a CDS encoding cadherin-like beta sandwich domain-containing protein codes for the protein MKYPLSEKEVFHYRSKPFYFITTSDKKDLTYEQMYKSFFDMKQKGFGGIVLFNKPINGFDEENYLSEDWFEMVGNAAKACKDIGFEMWINSGFDYPPGDVAGRVQKLAPHLKAKRIVMENGKPCVKDVDWGFPAFEEALSAELFIKLVYEEYKKHVGQYFGDPIKGFFSDTDNRRVQPQVLFNPDSIQRNLFPWCTDFEQTFREKYGYDIMPYIPQIIERKDIKQAVDYWEHAGITVQRWFKTQHEWLNENGLLFTGHTSDSSPFLYKDTPRTSPLTEGRFSDLQQHFDYPGTDQELYAIDGGKHMKTEFYYTPDVVWGQAQTTEKMTNFAQIRYDLRAKQAEAAAFMHGKKGVMCEMFAASNFGAEPHTLSHIAAYQLMQGVDFIVLHQYQHRFRTYTKFFAPPNFSPATMHDYSIKQLNDNMASLACLLAKGEKVFPIVLIDPTEAVWRNILRTEEYFDAFEQLNRLPYGFTICDTKNIIESDYGFKVAVVAGYELSEAELEGLKAKGITVLSEKELCKLEKLIECDVCYKGEGTPHFTRRIIDGEEFTFIANIEQTEPINGVITAYGREKKIRLYPGDVRYISATYDDIPEIYEPVRTIKLESEAQVEFDRANSITLDSFTCDGKPAVKTENDPQLDFTFTAKDELDGLTLVIPTVVKKLITCVTLDGITLYPVMGRRFDENYLLYALPTVTKGEHTLTIFKTAPFTSHDYMALEGDFDADIQSEGKSKRAWSTYNLKLFVPEKQTVAICARRKTLSIEKGWEVQGQPFYSGAVTYKLTADVKESGKYMLSFGDVRDVVDIKVNGKAYGRIIQPPYISEINLEKGENEIALTVYNSDANKMEAYLEPSGIMGGCFIEKL
- a CDS encoding bifunctional homocysteine S-methyltransferase/methylenetetrahydrofolate reductase translates to MANIRPIVFDGAFGTYFAAFNHGIRIPEFANLYDAETVLEIHREYIESGAEAIKTNTFGANINLIPDREQIEKIIRRGFEIACEAAKDTPVQVYCDIGPVYGKNRRDEYVNIADTFIRCGGTHFLFETQHEAQPLKEVIEYIKEQVSQPVIIVSFAVTQDGFTKSGGYYKNLIECACELGADFVGLNCICGPAHMLSLIKQLDTSKYSLIAMPNAGYPVKTIGTSYGKERSEYFAAKLCELAAAGVKAVGGCCGTTPIDIKAFAKRISAIDVYGMSAQAVPDEKVAARNVLGSDGTLIAVELSPPMNTDASFIIEAARKAKEAGADVITVPDSPMGSARADSLHIAAMIERLADIPTVPHICCRDKNRIAIKGGLIAANIEGVRHVLAITGDKMTETERADSKNVFNFSSYKLINYISTLNSEVFSQSPYGIYGALNINVNNFDNELTRAKRKLREGAQGFFTQPVFSDKNIENYFRAKKELGCKVFAGIMPPAGYKNALFLNNEVPGIEIPAELVESLKDKPSDEVRRICVSYACSIIDRIKNDCDGYYIMTPMKKIDYSLDIVRYIRDNTK
- a CDS encoding undecaprenyl-diphosphate phosphatase, whose product is MQIFLDYINSFILGIIQGITEWLPVSSTGHLIIWQEFTGTLVSESFAEMFEVVVQFGSILAVVVLFWSKLFPFSPSKTASERKEVYNLWLKVIIAVIPAGVIGVLFDDKINEVFFNPYTVAATLIIYGVLFIVIENRNKLRKPATDALTALTYKTAFLIGMFQILALIPGTSRSGTTILGAVILGCSRYVAAEFSFFMAVPVMLGASALKLLKHGLGFTAHEFMILAVGMITAFVVSILALKFLVGYVRKHDFKAFGVYRIALGVVIILYFVLKSCLYA